Proteins encoded together in one Planctomycetia bacterium window:
- a CDS encoding ABC transporter ATP-binding protein, with product MFLLSVHNVSKSFPSPAGPLQVVKDLSLSVRSGEVISLCGPSGSGKTTMLRMIAGLEMPSSGQINYGDYTPSEGVGFIFQDPVLLPWRTAFENVRLALELGPNQRVEDIGSAINELLTQVGLREFAHYHPRALSGGMKARVALARALVRRPQLLLLDEPFASVDELTRSTLYATLASLVAKLNIACVLVTHSIYEAVLLSDRVLALSPRPASVLQEYNVEIGLQDRLSDPDNQKLGDIRRQVRAVLATVQVGGSTASREEGVATWGA from the coding sequence GTGTTTCTGCTCAGCGTCCACAACGTCTCGAAGTCCTTCCCAAGTCCTGCAGGCCCGTTGCAGGTCGTGAAGGATCTGTCGCTGTCGGTGCGATCGGGGGAGGTGATCAGCCTGTGCGGACCCTCTGGCTCGGGCAAGACGACGATGCTTCGCATGATCGCCGGATTAGAAATGCCGTCGTCCGGCCAGATCAACTACGGCGACTACACGCCGAGTGAGGGTGTGGGGTTCATATTTCAAGACCCAGTGCTATTGCCTTGGCGTACTGCATTCGAAAATGTTCGGCTCGCGCTCGAGCTTGGGCCGAATCAACGGGTGGAAGATATTGGTAGCGCCATTAACGAGTTGTTGACGCAGGTTGGACTTCGAGAATTCGCGCATTACCACCCGAGGGCGTTATCGGGCGGCATGAAGGCTCGCGTCGCGCTAGCGCGGGCGTTGGTGCGCCGTCCACAACTGCTGCTCCTCGATGAACCGTTCGCGTCGGTGGACGAACTTACGCGGTCAACCTTGTATGCCACGTTGGCGTCGCTGGTGGCGAAGTTGAACATCGCGTGCGTGCTGGTGACGCATTCCATCTATGAAGCGGTTCTGCTTTCGGACCGCGTGCTAGCACTGTCGCCACGACCGGCATCTGTGCTTCAAGAATACAATGTTGAGATTGGTCTGCAGGATCGCCTTAGCGACCCTGATAACCAGAAACTCGGCGATATCCGGCGACAGGTTCGCGCGGTCTTAGCGACCGTGCAAGTGGGTGGCAGCACCGCCTCACGAGAGGAAGGGGTAGCAACATGGGGCGCATAG
- a CDS encoding ABC transporter permease subunit, whose amino-acid sequence MGRIVFKFVATILGLLIMWELLCWLIGVRSYLLPPPSMVFRSGWEYRQALSTDFLYTLVESVCGFVLALFIGLLLASLTFIINSTRRPIIVVAVSLKSVPIVICAPIFLLWFGYGMTAKLLLAAVVALFPILVAGVEGISSASQAEHDLFRAFGATRWQLFRKLIVPRSVPMLIAGMRISAPSAVLGSLIAETAGARHGLGVTMTIASANLNSGLVFAAAMLAAALGLLAFTSVAGIEWCLRKYTS is encoded by the coding sequence ATGGGGCGCATAGTCTTTAAGTTTGTCGCTACCATACTTGGACTCCTGATCATGTGGGAACTTCTCTGTTGGTTGATCGGCGTGCGTTCCTACCTGTTGCCTCCACCGTCGATGGTTTTTCGCAGCGGATGGGAATACCGACAAGCCCTATCCACTGACTTTCTCTATACGCTGGTGGAGTCGGTCTGCGGATTCGTTCTGGCGCTTTTCATCGGGCTACTGTTGGCATCATTGACGTTCATCATAAATTCGACTCGCCGGCCTATAATCGTGGTCGCGGTTTCGCTCAAGTCGGTTCCCATCGTGATCTGCGCGCCTATCTTTCTCCTGTGGTTTGGATATGGAATGACTGCCAAGCTGCTGCTTGCGGCGGTTGTGGCGCTGTTTCCCATCCTGGTCGCGGGAGTTGAGGGGATTTCCAGTGCAAGTCAGGCCGAACACGATCTGTTTCGCGCATTCGGGGCAACGCGTTGGCAACTGTTCCGCAAGTTGATCGTTCCCCGGAGTGTACCGATGTTGATCGCGGGCATGCGCATTTCCGCCCCCAGTGCGGTGCTTGGAAGCTTGATCGCAGAGACGGCCGGCGCAAGGCACGGCCTTGGGGTGACGATGACGATCGCGTCGGCGAATCTCAACTCGGGCCTGGTGTTTGCCGCCGCGATGCTTGCCGCGGCGCTTGGTCTGCTGGCGTTTACGTCGGTTGCGGGCATCGAGTGGTGTCTTCGAAAATACACGTCTTAG
- a CDS encoding ABC transporter substrate-binding protein, producing the protein MSKKKVTIVVTVVAVTVIAIAAALLPKPGRLGPETRAPATQPQPEKLTFRLKWFIYSSFAHHLIAQEKGLYARENLNIDIRPGGANVDPIKSVIAGEDDIGLASYAQILLAREKGIPIIAIAEEYVKSGVVAYSLQESGIKEPKDFVGKKVGLIPASDTGTVYEALMAKQGIDRKGITEVTIGFDLTPLLTGAIDVSTVGYVSNQPIAVAQKGHAVNIIDPWNYGIRPGGNVVFTTEQKLREKRPQLKAFLRAMLEAISESQKMQDAEVVDIVLKLNPNLNRQTELEVWRVTKEQLLSHEPGKSGLMPEGTWKHTAEIFSASGVLKRVPDIESCYTNDLVREIHAERSAGK; encoded by the coding sequence ATGTCCAAGAAAAAGGTCACCATCGTTGTCACCGTTGTTGCGGTGACGGTTATTGCAATCGCTGCTGCGCTCCTGCCGAAACCCGGTAGATTGGGGCCCGAGACCCGAGCACCGGCCACCCAGCCGCAACCTGAAAAGCTGACGTTCCGGTTGAAGTGGTTTATCTACAGTTCGTTTGCTCATCACTTGATTGCGCAAGAGAAAGGGCTCTATGCACGTGAGAATCTGAACATTGATATCCGGCCCGGCGGTGCTAATGTCGATCCGATCAAGTCCGTCATTGCCGGCGAAGACGACATCGGGCTTGCCAGCTATGCGCAGATCCTATTGGCCCGTGAGAAGGGAATCCCGATCATCGCGATTGCGGAGGAATATGTGAAATCGGGCGTTGTGGCTTATTCGCTTCAAGAGTCTGGAATTAAGGAGCCGAAAGACTTTGTGGGAAAGAAAGTAGGTCTTATTCCCGCTTCAGACACCGGCACCGTCTACGAAGCGCTGATGGCCAAGCAGGGCATCGATCGAAAGGGAATTACCGAAGTGACCATCGGCTTTGATCTGACGCCCCTTTTGACTGGAGCAATTGACGTGTCCACTGTTGGATATGTGTCGAATCAGCCGATTGCCGTCGCACAGAAGGGCCATGCTGTGAACATTATCGACCCGTGGAATTATGGTATTCGCCCGGGTGGCAACGTGGTGTTTACTACCGAACAGAAGCTTCGCGAAAAACGCCCGCAACTGAAAGCATTTTTGCGTGCGATGCTTGAGGCGATCAGTGAATCGCAGAAAATGCAGGACGCTGAGGTTGTTGACATCGTACTTAAGCTCAATCCGAATCTGAACCGCCAAACTGAGCTTGAAGTCTGGCGAGTCACGAAAGAACAATTATTATCGCACGAACCGGGAAAATCAGGCCTAATGCCCGAAGGAACCTGGAAGCACACAGCCGAGATCTTCAGCGCATCGGGCGTATTGAAGCGCGTGCCGGATATCGAATCGTGCTATACGAACGACCTCGTCCGCGAAATTCATGCCGAGCGATCGGCAGGAAAATAA
- a CDS encoding class I SAM-dependent methyltransferase: MRQNIFDNPSFLKAYLAYRSRGDCPTEKLAWPALQRMLPPLQGLHLLDIGSGMGEFCLAASKAGALSVTGIDISAQMCALAQKNTNAVQNIRLINLPVEDFETRQQTYDLVVSSLSLHYVESFANVVKRIASWLRPGGQLIMSINHPFYTANLGADGTSAIVDYHLDGPRPHKWFVDGVVKYHRTFETNIRVFQHAELQLADLSEVSANSSWKEEQIGQLMPLFVFFKCLKIAGSSQSWR, translated from the coding sequence ATGCGACAGAACATTTTTGATAATCCGAGCTTCCTGAAGGCGTATCTGGCGTATCGGTCGCGGGGAGACTGCCCGACTGAAAAGCTCGCATGGCCGGCTCTGCAGAGAATGCTGCCGCCATTGCAGGGACTACATCTGCTCGACATTGGCAGCGGCATGGGTGAATTCTGCCTCGCTGCCAGTAAGGCTGGCGCGCTCAGCGTGACGGGTATCGATATTTCCGCTCAGATGTGTGCATTAGCGCAAAAGAATACGAACGCCGTCCAGAACATCCGATTGATTAATTTGCCTGTCGAAGATTTCGAAACACGCCAGCAGACCTATGATCTAGTGGTGAGTTCGTTGTCTCTCCACTACGTCGAATCCTTCGCCAATGTTGTAAAGCGAATCGCGAGTTGGCTGCGGCCCGGCGGGCAGCTGATCATGTCAATCAATCATCCATTCTACACAGCCAACCTTGGTGCCGATGGCACCTCCGCCATCGTAGATTACCACTTAGACGGTCCACGTCCGCACAAGTGGTTTGTAGATGGTGTTGTGAAATACCATCGCACATTTGAAACAAACATACGAGTGTTTCAACACGCAGAACTTCAGCTTGCGGATCTTTCGGAGGTGTCTGCAAACAGCTCATGGAAGGAAGAACAGATCGGCCAATTGATGCCGCTGTTCGTGTTCTTTAAGTGCCTGAAAATCGCCGGGTCATCTCAGAGCTGGCGTTGA
- a CDS encoding ureidoglycolate lyase has product MNQIILNAERATASSVAPFGCLVDQIVSDARLPIPFYPHVDEGINLPFEHTGRAVIRTARVFPTNMPVRWLERHLNLTQFFLGLGSADFALVLAKPDCHPPDGINRTPDLSSLRCFVFNGGTGIVLSKGIWHDFPIAIHEPVTCLIANSFEVIQALIQIGKPAEMDQGDVFKINLPTRLGCEIIVRSEND; this is encoded by the coding sequence GTGAACCAGATTATCCTGAACGCGGAGCGAGCCACAGCCAGCTCGGTCGCGCCGTTCGGATGTCTGGTCGATCAGATCGTTTCAGATGCGCGGCTTCCCATACCGTTCTACCCGCACGTCGACGAAGGCATCAACCTGCCGTTCGAGCACACGGGACGGGCGGTCATTCGGACGGCGCGAGTCTTTCCCACGAACATGCCGGTCCGGTGGCTGGAGCGGCATCTGAACCTCACTCAGTTCTTCCTCGGTTTGGGCAGTGCCGATTTTGCTCTCGTGCTGGCCAAGCCAGATTGCCATCCGCCAGACGGAATCAATCGTACTCCGGACCTATCAAGCCTGCGTTGCTTTGTCTTCAACGGCGGCACAGGCATCGTCTTATCGAAAGGGATCTGGCACGACTTTCCGATCGCGATCCATGAGCCTGTGACTTGCCTGATCGCCAACTCCTTCGAAGTCATTCAGGCGTTAATCCAGATCGGCAAGCCTGCAGAAATGGATCAAGGCGATGTGTTCAAAATCAATCTGCCCACACGTCTAGGTTGTGAAATCATCGTTAGGAGTGAAAATGACTGA
- a CDS encoding nucleoside deaminase → MTDAEIMGRIIDAASKNTKEGGRPFAAAVVHGGSIIAEGVNTVHVTHDPSSHAEIEAIRAASRFLRSPDLSACRLYVLAVPCLMCATCIVLSKVKKVVYAVGLVEKDKALSESVSTQRSTVEYCQLDNFAAAGVDVLAAWTKRQTAR, encoded by the coding sequence ATGACTGATGCCGAAATCATGGGGCGGATCATTGATGCCGCGAGCAAGAACACAAAAGAAGGAGGGCGTCCATTCGCGGCTGCAGTTGTCCACGGCGGATCCATTATCGCAGAAGGCGTTAATACAGTTCACGTCACGCATGATCCATCAAGCCATGCTGAGATTGAAGCAATACGAGCAGCAAGTCGTTTTCTTCGATCACCCGATCTTTCTGCATGCCGACTGTATGTTTTGGCAGTTCCTTGCCTCATGTGCGCTACTTGCATTGTCTTGAGCAAGGTCAAAAAAGTTGTCTACGCTGTTGGGTTGGTGGAGAAGGACAAAGCGCTTTCTGAATCGGTTTCAACTCAGAGATCGACGGTCGAATATTGCCAATTAGACAACTTTGCCGCCGCCGGGGTTGACGTGTTAGCAGCCTGGACTAAACGGCAGACCGCTAGATAA
- a CDS encoding TraM recognition domain-containing protein, with protein MDDFIQMGERDIWGGQRRPFGLSLASRQQHLHVIGGSGTGKSTLLLSMFEQDVRLGRGCSIIDPHGDLASRALSLVPRERVNDVVYFAPADLEHPIGFNLLANVPADRRHLVTDAIVSAFQSIWRDSWGPRLQYILSNAIAALTECENVTLLSVQRMLVDGRYRDWVTRQVTDPIVRRYWLIEFATMDSRLRSEAISPILNKVGSLLLSGPLRNVLGQVSTRLDIPFIMDRNKILVADISKGRLGEAASGLIGALLVSSFYTASLWRADQPEADRAPHALLVDEFQNFAGTNFADILSESRKFKLSIALFHQHLEQIAPEVRDAVAANAANTIAFRTSEKNAETLSRQCGGFYPPSTFSGLPNHTVVARLLDGGEHLDPFIGHTLPPPVGADRVKERIIRYCRQRYSTPRAGVEDRLRQWMA; from the coding sequence ATGGATGATTTTATTCAAATGGGGGAGCGGGATATCTGGGGCGGCCAACGACGGCCGTTCGGGCTTTCGCTTGCTTCGCGACAGCAGCATCTTCATGTGATCGGCGGCAGCGGAACCGGCAAGAGTACGCTGTTATTGTCGATGTTCGAGCAGGATGTTCGATTGGGCCGCGGATGCAGCATCATCGATCCGCACGGAGACTTGGCCAGCCGTGCATTGTCGCTCGTGCCGCGTGAGCGCGTGAATGATGTCGTCTATTTCGCGCCGGCCGATTTGGAGCATCCGATCGGCTTCAACCTGCTCGCCAACGTGCCCGCCGATCGGCGGCATCTGGTAACTGATGCGATTGTGAGCGCATTTCAATCGATCTGGCGGGATTCGTGGGGGCCAAGACTTCAGTACATTTTATCCAACGCAATCGCCGCGTTAACAGAATGTGAGAATGTGACGCTGTTAAGCGTTCAGCGGATGCTCGTGGACGGTCGTTACCGCGATTGGGTCACGCGGCAGGTAACCGATCCGATCGTGCGGCGGTACTGGCTGATCGAATTTGCGACGATGGACAGCCGGTTGCGCAGTGAAGCGATCAGCCCGATCCTTAACAAAGTCGGCAGCCTGCTTTTGTCCGGCCCGCTCAGGAATGTGCTCGGCCAAGTGAGCACCCGCCTGGACATTCCATTCATAATGGATCGCAACAAAATCCTCGTCGCCGACATTTCCAAGGGCCGATTGGGCGAAGCCGCCAGTGGCCTGATCGGCGCATTGCTGGTCTCGTCGTTCTATACCGCGTCGCTGTGGCGGGCCGATCAACCGGAAGCCGACCGTGCTCCCCACGCACTTCTCGTGGATGAATTTCAGAACTTCGCCGGCACCAACTTCGCCGACATTCTTTCTGAATCGCGTAAGTTCAAACTTTCGATTGCATTGTTTCACCAACACCTTGAGCAAATTGCTCCGGAAGTCCGCGACGCGGTCGCCGCTAACGCCGCAAACACCATCGCGTTTCGCACGAGTGAGAAGAATGCTGAAACACTATCCCGTCAGTGCGGCGGTTTCTATCCGCCTTCGACATTTAGCGGGTTGCCGAACCACACGGTTGTGGCTCGACTGCTCGACGGCGGGGAACACCTCGATCCGTTCATCGGTCACACGTTGCCTCCGCCAGTCGGTGCCGATCGGGTGAAAGAACGCATCATTCGATACTGCCGGCAGCGCTATTCAACGCCGCGAGCCGGCGTCGAAGATCGATTGCGGCAGTGGATGGCCTGA
- a CDS encoding ArdC-like ssDNA-binding domain-containing protein — protein MSAHPTARPPPDWSQLLIDAVARPGVISSAYSRFWHYSVGNQLLAMFECLFRQIPPGPIHTYKGWHKLGRQVKKGEKAISLRMPVQVRRKKSEPPTNDDGDPMVGDGAERNAGRATRTVFAFKPHWFVLSQTEGEDVPPTELPDWGEQRALERLNIQRVPFDNPNGNVQGVAAERTVAVSPIAVLPHKTLFHELAHVVLGHTAELRRMDDHERTPVNLREVEAESVALICCESLGLPGDDCCRGYIQSWLSRGSDGAIPSRSAQRIFRAADEILKAGYPYECLGQFLRSPEPEPV, from the coding sequence ATGTCCGCTCATCCCACCGCCCGTCCGCCGCCGGACTGGTCGCAACTGTTGATTGATGCCGTGGCCAGGCCCGGCGTCATCTCATCGGCATACTCCCGTTTCTGGCACTATTCGGTCGGCAATCAGTTGTTGGCGATGTTCGAGTGCCTGTTTCGACAGATTCCGCCTGGGCCGATCCACACCTACAAGGGTTGGCACAAGCTCGGTCGGCAGGTGAAGAAAGGGGAGAAGGCGATCTCGCTGCGCATGCCGGTGCAGGTGCGTCGCAAGAAAAGCGAGCCGCCGACCAATGACGACGGTGATCCGATGGTCGGTGATGGCGCAGAGCGCAACGCCGGTCGTGCCACCCGCACGGTGTTCGCCTTCAAACCTCATTGGTTTGTGTTGTCACAGACTGAAGGGGAAGACGTCCCGCCAACGGAGTTGCCGGATTGGGGTGAACAGCGGGCGTTGGAGCGACTGAACATTCAGCGTGTTCCATTCGACAACCCCAACGGCAACGTGCAAGGTGTCGCGGCCGAACGCACGGTGGCGGTGTCGCCGATCGCGGTGCTGCCGCACAAGACGTTGTTCCACGAACTGGCGCATGTCGTTCTCGGCCACACCGCGGAGCTTCGCCGGATGGATGATCACGAGCGGACGCCGGTCAACCTTCGCGAAGTCGAAGCCGAGTCGGTGGCGTTGATCTGCTGCGAGTCGCTGGGATTGCCCGGCGATGATTGCTGCCGCGGTTACATTCAAAGTTGGCTAAGCCGAGGCAGCGACGGTGCAATCCCGTCCCGCTCGGCCCAGCGCATCTTCCGGGCCGCCGATGAGATTCTAAAAGCCGGCTACCCGTACGAATGTTTGGGCCAGTTCCTTCGCTCGCCCGAACCCGAACCCGTCTAG
- a CDS encoding IS4 family transposase, with translation MAIVARTLAGIKSDPLLLIGGADRINTLFTQAEHVWRDRLLDPATILKLFILQVLHGNTAITHLRHLCQTAVCPSSYCDARARLPLLAMASVIETLCRDCIECTRSTAATWLGRRVLIADATNCSTPDTPAMQRLWPQPDAQHPGIGFPMIKLLALVDLATGLIVQLSMFCLNVHEMSQAAAMSSMLRPGDVLLGDRGFCSFAHLAMLALKKLDAVLRVHQKHLVDFTPNRAHQRRGKKRKRGMPTSRFVRRLGADDQLVEWVKPPKPPVWMTQQQYDDLPATMSLRELRYCITVPGRRTRVVTIVTTLLDPMRFPKRQIAQLYGQRWEIETNFRHLKQTMKMDQLKCKTPDGVMKELLVFTLVYNLVRTAMCAAAGNVVDPNRVSFIDAARWLMSVNAVKSAPGDGCLRTDLIINPPRPGRWNPRVLKRRIKPYDLMTKRRSQYMQPTANTEDMH, from the coding sequence ATGGCCATTGTCGCTCGAACCCTTGCGGGGATCAAATCTGATCCCTTGTTGTTGATCGGCGGAGCCGATCGCATCAACACACTTTTCACTCAGGCCGAGCACGTCTGGCGCGATCGGCTGCTCGATCCGGCCACGATCCTCAAGCTGTTCATCTTACAGGTGCTGCACGGCAACACGGCCATCACGCATCTGCGACACTTGTGCCAGACGGCGGTCTGCCCGTCGAGTTATTGTGACGCGCGGGCGCGATTGCCCCTGCTGGCGATGGCATCGGTGATCGAGACGCTGTGTCGTGATTGTATCGAATGCACGCGCAGCACCGCCGCGACGTGGCTCGGGCGGCGCGTGTTGATCGCCGATGCCACCAACTGCTCTACGCCCGACACGCCGGCGATGCAGCGGCTCTGGCCGCAACCCGATGCGCAGCATCCCGGCATCGGCTTTCCGATGATCAAGCTGCTGGCACTGGTCGATCTGGCCACGGGCCTTATCGTGCAGTTGTCGATGTTCTGCCTGAACGTCCACGAAATGAGCCAGGCCGCCGCGATGTCGTCTATGCTCCGGCCCGGCGACGTGCTGCTGGGCGACCGCGGGTTCTGCTCGTTCGCGCATCTGGCCATGCTGGCATTGAAGAAACTCGACGCGGTGTTGCGTGTTCATCAGAAGCATCTGGTCGACTTCACCCCGAATCGTGCGCACCAGCGACGCGGCAAAAAGCGTAAACGCGGCATGCCGACGTCGCGCTTCGTGCGGCGGCTGGGCGCCGATGATCAACTCGTCGAATGGGTCAAGCCGCCAAAGCCGCCCGTGTGGATGACACAGCAGCAGTACGATGATCTGCCTGCGACGATGAGCTTACGAGAACTTCGTTACTGCATCACGGTTCCCGGCCGGCGGACACGCGTCGTGACGATCGTGACGACGTTGCTGGACCCGATGCGTTTTCCGAAGCGCCAGATCGCCCAGCTCTACGGCCAGCGGTGGGAGATCGAAACCAACTTCCGCCATCTCAAACAGACAATGAAAATGGATCAACTCAAATGCAAAACCCCGGACGGCGTGATGAAAGAACTGCTGGTGTTCACGCTGGTGTATAATCTGGTGCGAACCGCGATGTGCGCCGCGGCAGGAAACGTCGTCGATCCGAACCGCGTGAGTTTCATTGATGCCGCGCGTTGGCTGATGAGCGTCAATGCGGTCAAGTCGGCGCCGGGCGACGGCTGCTTGCGGACCGACCTGATCATCAACCCACCCCGCCCCGGCCGCTGGAACCCACGCGTCCTGAAACGACGAATCAAACCGTACGACTTGATGACAAAACGGCGATCTCAGTACATGCAACCAACAGCAAACACAGAGGATATGCACTAA
- a CDS encoding TIR domain-containing protein — MARRAFYSFHYKPDCSRAAQVRNIGTVEGNKPASDNDWESVTRAGDAAIQKWIDDQLYGKSCAVVLIGAGTAGRKWINYEIKKAWNEKKGLVGVYIHGLKDLSANTSSQGNNPFQGFKVGDTEMTTIVKTYNPPYYDSKQVYGYIAENLAAWFDEAVKIREKY, encoded by the coding sequence ATGGCCCGCCGCGCATTCTACAGCTTCCATTACAAACCCGACTGCTCACGGGCTGCCCAAGTGCGGAACATCGGAACCGTCGAAGGAAACAAGCCCGCATCGGATAACGATTGGGAATCCGTTACGCGCGCCGGCGACGCTGCGATTCAAAAGTGGATCGACGACCAGCTCTACGGGAAGTCCTGCGCCGTCGTGCTGATCGGTGCGGGCACGGCGGGCCGTAAATGGATCAACTACGAGATCAAGAAAGCGTGGAACGAAAAGAAGGGATTGGTCGGCGTCTACATCCACGGGTTGAAGGACCTGAGCGCCAATACGTCAAGCCAAGGAAACAACCCCTTCCAAGGGTTCAAGGTGGGCGATACCGAAATGACGACCATCGTCAAGACTTACAACCCGCCCTACTACGACAGCAAGCAGGTTTACGGTTACATCGCTGAAAATTTAGCGGCTTGGTTTGACGAGGCGGTGAAGATTCGGGAGAAGTATTGA
- a CDS encoding M48 family metalloprotease, producing the protein MPPLHLIFTTVIFIAGCAATVREVGPPVKLETRRSDATKTTPLTKATTQPSETAMYQLLAQWRADESKAAKVAAEHAWEVVFDHLAESDRAFVPNDAFFFNPDDDTPFGFFAHGKIGKVPAKVTVTLGGARTLYAVCEAMCISEEYLLSKNPRDPFFQLYCAYLATNPGFAELRTPTEALGWKHQDVPDRVRERAINSYLECLFFVVAHEVGHVVLGHPGCDPGERDPFQLAMSRLREVEADQYAFRLLYRMGYTALPMTYVFVAWTVCVEGVDPLPGQRTHPPQMSRITAAVDFLNALAEVKDMPPNIRAEMWNARLAAYHFALVLEDEKLRAEMSKTIRNLDVKDLRREAPKPAVRK; encoded by the coding sequence ATGCCTCCGCTGCATCTCATATTCACGACTGTAATTTTCATCGCAGGTTGTGCGGCCACGGTCCGCGAGGTTGGTCCGCCGGTAAAACTTGAAACTAGACGATCCGACGCGACAAAAACAACCCCGCTAACAAAGGCGACGACCCAACCCTCTGAAACTGCAATGTATCAATTGCTCGCCCAGTGGCGAGCAGATGAGTCAAAAGCGGCAAAGGTTGCCGCCGAACATGCTTGGGAAGTCGTGTTTGATCATCTTGCGGAATCTGATAGAGCCTTTGTTCCCAACGACGCATTTTTCTTCAACCCTGACGATGATACTCCGTTTGGTTTCTTCGCCCACGGGAAAATCGGCAAGGTGCCCGCGAAAGTCACAGTAACGCTTGGCGGTGCTAGGACCTTGTATGCCGTATGCGAAGCCATGTGCATAAGCGAGGAGTATTTGCTTTCAAAGAATCCTCGCGATCCGTTCTTTCAGTTGTATTGCGCATACTTGGCCACAAACCCAGGATTCGCAGAACTTCGAACTCCGACGGAGGCGCTTGGCTGGAAACATCAGGATGTCCCGGATCGCGTACGCGAGCGAGCGATCAACAGTTATCTTGAGTGCCTTTTCTTCGTGGTCGCACACGAAGTCGGTCACGTCGTCTTGGGTCATCCCGGCTGCGATCCGGGCGAACGGGATCCATTCCAGCTCGCGATGAGCCGCTTGCGGGAGGTTGAGGCCGACCAGTACGCTTTTCGCCTGCTCTATCGAATGGGTTACACAGCACTGCCGATGACGTATGTCTTTGTCGCATGGACTGTGTGCGTCGAGGGAGTTGATCCACTGCCTGGACAACGGACGCATCCGCCGCAAATGAGCCGTATCACCGCAGCAGTCGATTTCTTGAACGCGCTCGCCGAGGTCAAGGACATGCCGCCGAACATCCGAGCGGAGATGTGGAATGCGCGCTTGGCAGCCTATCACTTCGCCTTGGTGCTGGAGGATGAAAAGTTGCGTGCGGAAATGTCGAAAACGATTCGTAATCTCGACGTTAAGGATTTACGCCGCGAGGCTCCCAAACCCGCCGTGCGAAAGTAG
- a CDS encoding CHC2 zinc finger domain-containing protein has product MAQWIDFRALRAQLKIADVLAHHGVVMKVKGDQSSGFCPLPGHEDRKSPSFSAHYRKNCFHCFGCGAKGNAVDLEILLMGLDPADPKSARAAGLKLAERFGLNVTGEKRTGEEVKRDGKRYAKRPGNESVTAGQPPKSIAVTVDPIIEPDDEAVSMAAQVNPPLGFTLQNLDPSHAYLLGRGLNAETIEHFGLGFCGKGMLKDRIAIPLHNEAGDLIGYAGRAVDDASITADNPRYLLPGRRERDGKLIEFRKSRVLYNAHRIEDLVDSLVVVEGFASVWWLWQHGIQNVVALIGSSASEWQIAAICKLVTERARLFVLPDGDAAGVQLAHTLIPHLAARRWCTWVKLLADEQPTDLDGEMLAALLSS; this is encoded by the coding sequence ATGGCTCAATGGATCGACTTCCGCGCCCTGCGCGCACAACTCAAAATCGCCGACGTGCTGGCGCACCACGGCGTAGTGATGAAAGTCAAAGGCGATCAGTCCAGCGGGTTCTGCCCGCTGCCGGGGCACGAAGACCGCAAGTCGCCTTCGTTCTCGGCGCATTACCGCAAGAATTGTTTCCACTGTTTCGGCTGCGGCGCTAAAGGCAACGCGGTCGATCTGGAAATCCTTCTCATGGGACTCGATCCCGCCGATCCGAAATCCGCCCGCGCCGCAGGACTAAAATTGGCCGAGCGGTTCGGGTTGAATGTGACCGGCGAAAAGCGAACGGGTGAGGAAGTAAAACGGGACGGCAAGCGGTATGCCAAGCGACCCGGCAATGAATCGGTGACCGCCGGGCAGCCGCCAAAATCGATCGCTGTAACGGTTGATCCGATTATTGAGCCGGACGATGAAGCGGTGTCGATGGCTGCGCAAGTGAACCCGCCGCTGGGATTCACTTTGCAAAACCTCGATCCGAGTCATGCGTACCTGCTCGGCCGCGGTTTGAACGCGGAGACGATCGAACACTTTGGCCTCGGATTTTGCGGCAAGGGGATGCTGAAGGATCGCATCGCTATTCCGTTGCACAATGAAGCGGGCGATTTGATCGGCTACGCCGGTCGCGCCGTCGATGATGCCAGTATCACTGCCGACAACCCGCGTTATCTGCTTCCGGGGCGACGCGAACGCGACGGAAAGTTGATCGAGTTCCGGAAATCGCGCGTGTTGTACAACGCACACCGAATCGAAGACTTGGTCGATTCGCTAGTTGTCGTCGAAGGGTTTGCGTCCGTGTGGTGGCTGTGGCAACACGGCATCCAGAACGTCGTCGCATTGATCGGGTCATCGGCTTCGGAGTGGCAGATCGCCGCAATCTGCAAACTCGTGACCGAACGAGCCAGACTGTTTGTTCTTCCCGACGGCGACGCTGCCGGTGTGCAACTCGCGCACACGCTGATCCCGCACCTCGCAGCCCGGCGCTGGTGTACCTGGGTCAAACTGCTGGCCGATGAACAGCCGACCGACTTGGACGGGGAGATGCTTGCAGCACTGCTGTCGTCCTGA